One Engystomops pustulosus chromosome 7, aEngPut4.maternal, whole genome shotgun sequence DNA window includes the following coding sequences:
- the LOC140070247 gene encoding 4-galactosyl-N-acetylglucosaminide 3-alpha-L-fucosyltransferase FUT6-like, with protein MAPKEESRKLNRFYFFFMLQVCISFTLFTIFLKMKKDSLTNELPEVLATVGWRKPTLILLWTFPFGQEFLLNRCPEEFDISGCFYTADRTLYSSAHAVVLFHRDVCTSKKQLPQAPRPSNQRWVWFNNESPSHCPNLAIMNNLINLTMSYRVDSDIFAPYGWIEKHNTTINFTIPKKTKLAAWAISNWNPNSRRVKYYGELKNHLQVDIYGRLHLNMPRDTQPELLSTYKFYFAFENSIHVDYITEKFWYNALYSGCVPVVMGPPRENYERFIPRDAFIHVDDFSSPQELASYLLSLDKDEEKYKQYFNWRSQYYVPLQDDPWTVSYCRVCKALKDAPTFRTIASIEKWFKD; from the coding sequence ATGGCACCAAAAGAGGAGTCAAGGAAACTGAAcagattttatttctttttcatgCTACAAGTTTGCATCTCTTTTACCCTTTTCACTatatttttgaaaatgaaaaaggaTTCCTTGACTAATGAGTTACCAGAAGTTCTGGCAACAGTTGGTTGGAGGAAGCCAACTCTTATATTACTTTGGACCTTTCCCTTTGGACAGGAATTTCTTCTTAATAGATGCCCGGAAGAATTTGACATTTCTGGTTGCTTCTATACAGCAGACCGTACCCTGTATTCATCAGCACATGCGGTTGTACTCTTCCACAGagatgtgtgcactagtaagaaaCAACTACCTCAAGCACCAAGACCATCTAACCAGCGCTGGGTCTGGTTTAATAATGAATCTCCAAGTCATTGTCCAAACCTTGCAATTATGAACAATCTCATTAACCTCACAATGTCCTACAGGGTTGACTCTGACATCTTTGCTCCATATGGTTGGATAGAAAAGCACAATACGACAATAAATTTTACCATCCCCAAGAAAACAAAACTAGCGGCCTGGGCGATAAGTAACTGGAATCCAAATTCTAGAAGAGTCAAGTATTATGGAGAACTAAAGAACCATTTACAGGTTGATATTTATGGAAGGCTGCATCTCAATATGCCAAGAGATACACAACCAGAATTACTTTCCACTTACAAATTTTACTTTGCTTTTGAGAATTCTATACATGTAGATTATATAACAGAAAAATTCTGGTACAATGCACTTTACTCAGGATGTGTTCCAGTTGTGATGGGTCCACCACGTGAAAACTATGAGCGTTTCATCCCCAGAGATGCCTTCATTCACGTTGATGACTTCTCAAGTCCTCAGGAATTGGCTTCATATCTTCTGAGTCTGGACAAAGATGAAGAGAAGTACAAGCAATACTTCAACTGGAGATCACAATATTATGTGCCACTTCAGGACGACCCTTGGACAGTGTCCTACTGTAGAGTCTGTAAGGCCCTAAAAGACGCTCCAACTTTTAGGACCATAGCGAGCATTGAAAAATGGTTTAAAGATTAG